The sequence below is a genomic window from Lolium perenne isolate Kyuss_39 chromosome 4, Kyuss_2.0, whole genome shotgun sequence.
GAGGCGcagctgccggtgaaagccggcccggacttcggtcatggcggatgatggcggcgtgtttcgtcgttaccttgttgaaggcattgtctctgcagTCTGCATTCTTCGCATGAGCCGCTCcaagggaaaccctagatccgggtcTCCTAGATCGGAAGATGGCGGTGCGCAACGCTGTTCTTCCTgttgggggcatcgtttttggagcagacaacggatggcggtggtgctgaggtggagcggtgtgcttttgCTGTGTCGGCGTCGCCGTGTCGCCACGACATGGTGTAGTGGTGTCTCGGGACAAATGCAGTGTGATGGACTCGCAcaggatggtggagtcgtctggcgtcgtggcggcatcgatggcaggcctggcatggtcaatgcgatgatctctcttgaagatggagtcgaggaagacggcagtagcaacttctatggcgtgtgcgttggcgtatGCAGATAGTCTGCTTGACTGaatgtgcttctcatctgctattggaCGGCCTGGGAAGCCATTTGGTTTTTGgttgatgtgagttggtgaactgtcacccccttcatccctctgtaggtttagcgaggtggcttcgagtttgattttttgtattgctcttgtaaggtgttgtgaataatctaataaaaaagctgtgtgcatcccttggatgcagaagctggggcgatattttcCCCATTTCGGAAAAAAAAACTATATCCCTGGCCCTGGCAGTGGCACTAGGTAATAAAATAATATTAAAAAAATCGGGTCAAAATGTTTGGAAACATTGACTCGTCCTTATCCTCTCAAGTACAGTAAAGGTAAGAAATATTTGGACAATATACATAGATACTCTGAATAAATCTTCATCTCGGGAGTATTTTCATTGACGATGATACAAAAGGAAGGAACATTAATCAACTATACGCAAATATAGTGTAAGTTTCCAAAAGAATGTATATAGATTGCGTTTCCTGCCTATTCCCCGTACCAGGTTGTCTTCCCACCAACAACGCCAGTTATAACATTCTATATCTAGAGGAACTAGATAGACCAGGTAGTATGCACCTTTTTCTGCACCTAGTCACAAAATAGAACAGGTAGGCAAAATttacaagtatatatatatatgtctcaTATGCAATTATCTCTTCCAAATATCCATTCAGCCAACAAGCAAACAAATACCTCTTCTTACTAAGTCCCCTAGCCTACCACCGCACCCATATCCCACAACTTCGTGAAATCTTGTCTTCGTAATGGAGAATGTCGTCGTGTTGATTGTTGGTGCGGGTCCTGCAGGCCTCGCAACAGCAGCGTGCCTAACCCAATTCTCCATTCCTTACGTAATCGTCGAGCGTGAGGACTGCAGCGCGTCACTTTGGCGCAACCGCGCATACGACCGCTTGAAGCTGCATCTCGCAAAGGAGTTCTGTGAGTTACCACGCATGTCATATCCACCAGATGCACCAACATACATACCAAAAGCCCTATTTCTGAAGTACTTGGATGAATATATGGAGCGTTTCAATATTCAACCAAAGTATCTCACTAGCGTGGAGTCATCCAAATATGACGACGATAAGAAGTATTGGTCCATTGTGGCTCGTGACATGGTGGAGGGCACAACAATAAATTTTATTGCAAAGTTCCTTGTTGTGGCGAGTGGTGAGAATAGTGCAGAGAATATTCCTGAGATCCCTGAACTTCATAGTTTTCCGGGTGAGGTCATCCACTCGTCAAGATACAAGTCAGGCAAAAGCTTCTCAGGTAAGAGCGTGTTGGTCATTGGATCTGGCAACTCTGGGATGGAAATCGCTTACGACCTTGCGACACATGGTGCCAATACTTCGATTGTTATACGAAGCCCGGTATGTGCACTATATAATTTCAATTGGTCATAGGGATATAATTTCTTAGTATTATTACTACTAGAATGATATTTTATTTCTAGCATATTGTATCAGATGTGTGACAGTATTTTGTGGCTGCAGAT
It includes:
- the LOC127348453 gene encoding probable indole-3-pyruvate monooxygenase YUCCA10, whose protein sequence is MENVVVLIVGAGPAGLATAACLTQFSIPYVIVEREDCSASLWRNRAYDRLKLHLAKEFCELPRMSYPPDAPTYIPKALFLKYLDEYMERFNIQPKYLTSVESSKYDDDKKYWSIVARDMVEGTTINFIAKFLVVASGENSAENIPEIPELHSFPGEVIHSSRYKSGKSFSGKSVLVIGSGNSGMEIAYDLATHGANTSIVIRSPIHVMTKELIRLGMTLAQHLPLNLVDSLLVMATKYIFGDLSRHGIRMPKMGPMTLKSKTGRSAVIDVGTVGLIKRGIIKVEGSIIKIMGNIVKCQSGNEPPFDAIVFATGYKSTTNMWLKNGESMLNDNGLPTKEYPNHWKGENRLYCAGLARRGLAGIAADAKNIADDIKSVIRSMCG